Proteins encoded in a region of the Mycteria americana isolate JAX WOST 10 ecotype Jacksonville Zoo and Gardens chromosome 9, USCA_MyAme_1.0, whole genome shotgun sequence genome:
- the TBR1 gene encoding T-box brain protein 1, translating to MQLEHCLSPSIMLSKKFLNVSSSYPHAGGSELALHDHPIISTTDNLERSSPLKKITRGMTNQSDTDNFPDSKDTPGDVQRNKLSPVLDGVSELRHSFDGSAADRYLLSQSSQPQSAASAPSTMFPYPSQHGPAHPAFSIASPSRYMAHHPVITNGAYNSLLSNSSPQGYPTAGYPYPQQYGHSYQGAPFYQFSSTQPGLVPGKAQVYLCNRPLWLKFHRHQTEMIITKQGRRMFPFLSFNISGLDPTAHYNIFVDVILADPNHWRFQGGKWVPCGKADTNVQGNRVYMHPDSPNTGAHWMRQEISFGKLKLTNNKGASNNNGQMVVLQSLHKYQPRLHVVEVNEDGTEDTNQPGRVQTFTFPETQFIAVTAYQNTDITQLKIDHNPFAKGFRDNYDTIYTGCDMDRLTPSPNDSPRSQIVPGARYAMAGSFLQDQFVSNYAKSRFHPGAGAGPGPGADRSVPHTNGLLSPQQAEDPGAPSPQRWFVAPANNRLDFAASAYDTATDFAGNAATLLSYAAAGVKALPLQAAGCAGRPLGYYADPSGWGARSPPQYCSKSGSVLSCWPNSAAAARMAAGNPYLGEEAESLAPERSPLPGAEDSKPKDLSDSSWIETPSSIKSIDSTDSGIYEQAKRRRISPSDTPVSESSSPLKSEVLTQRDCEKTCAKDIGYYGFYSHS from the exons ATGCAGCTGGAGCATTGTCTTTCTCCCTCTATCATGCTCTCCAAGAAATTTCTCAATGTGAGCAGCAGTTACCCACATGCAGGCGGATCTGAGCTTGCCTTGCATGATCATCCCATTATCTCGACCACTGACAACCTGGAGAGAAGttcacctttgaaaaaaattaccagGGGGATGACGAATCAGTCAGATACAGACAATTTTCCTGACTCCAAGGACACACCAGGGGACGTCCAGAGAAATAAACTCTCTCCCGTCTTGGACGGGGTCTCTGAGCTTCGTCACAGTTTCGATGGATCTGCTGCAGATCGCTATCTGCTCTCTCAGTCCAGCCAGCCCCagtctgctgcctctgctcctaGTACCATGTTCCCTTACCCCAGCCAGCATGGACCTGCTCACCCAGCCTTCTCCATCGCCAGCCCCAGCCGCTACATGGCTCACCATCCTGTGATCACCAACGGAGCTTATAACAGCCTCCTGTCCAACTCTTCTCCACAAGGCTACCCCACGGCGGGCTACCCTTACCCCCAGCAGTATGGCCATTCCTACCAAGGGGCACCTTTCTACCAGTTCTCCTCCACCCAGCCGGGGCTAGTTCCCGGCAAGGCTCAGGTCTACCTGTGCAACAGGCCACTCTGGCTGAAATTTCACCGGCACCAGACGGAGATGATCATCACGAAGCAGGGCAG GCGCATGTTTCCTTTCCTAAGTTTTAATATTTCTGGTCTCGACCCCACGGCTCACTACAATATTTTTGTGGATGTAATTTTGGCGGATCCCAACCACTGGAGATTTCAGGGCGGCAAATGGGTTCCTTGCGGCAAGGCGGACACCAATGTACAAG GAAACCGGGTGTACATGCACCCCGACTCCCCCAACACGGGAGCCCACTGGATGCGCCAGGAAATCTCCTTTGGGAAACTAAAACTCACAAACAATAAAGGAGCATCGAACAACAACGGGCAG ATGGTGGTTTTGCAGTCCCTCCACAAGTACCAGCCCCGCCTGCATGTGGTGGAGGTGAACGAAGACGGGACGGAGGATACCAACCAGCCGGGCAGAGTGCAGACCTTCACCTTCCCCGAGACCCAGTTCATCGCAGTCACCGCCTACCAGAACACCGAT ATCACACAGCTGAAAATAGACCACAACCCTTTCGCAAAAGGCTTCCGAGACAATTACGACAC GATCTACACGGGCTGCGACATGGACCGGCTGACGCCTTCCCCCAACGACTCGCCCCGCTCGCAGATCGTGCCCGGGGCCCGCTACGCCATGGCCGGCTCCTTCCTCCAGGACCAGTTCGTGAGTAACTACGCCAAGTCCCGCTTCCaccccggggcaggagccggcccGGGGCCCGGCGCCGACCGCAGCGTGCCCCACACCAACGGGCTGCTCTCCCCACAGCAAGCCGAGGACCCGGGGGCCCCCTCGCCGCAGCGCTGGTTCGTCGCCCCCGCCAACAACCGCCTCGACTTCGCCGCCTCCGCCTACGACACGGCCACCGACTTCGCCGGCAACGCGGCCACGCTGCTTTCCTACGCGGCCGCCGGCGTCAAGGCGCTGCCGCTGCAGGCGGCCGGCTGCGCCGGGCGGCCGCTGGGCTACTACGCCGACCCCTCGGGCTGGggggcccgcagccccccgcagtACTGCAGCAAGTCGGGCTCCGTGCTCTCCTGCTGGCCCaacagcgcggcggcggcgcgcatGGCCGCCGGCAACCCCTACCTGGGGGAGGAGGCGGAGAGCCTGGCCCCCGAGCGGTCCCCCTTGCCGGGCGCCGAGGACTCCAAGCCCAAAGATTTGTCCGACTCCAGCTGGATCGAGACGCCGTCGTCCATTAAGTCCATCGACTCCACCGATTCTGGGATTTACGAGCAGGCCAAAAGGAGGCGGATCTCGCCCTCGGACACCCCGGTGTCCGAGAGCTCCTCGCCCCTCAAGAGCGAGGTGCTCACCCAGCGGGACTGCGAAAAGACCTGCGCCAAGGACATCGGCTACTACGGCTTCTACTCGCACAGCTAg